Sequence from the Nitrospinaceae bacterium genome:
ACGCCATCCCAGGCGCAAGTCCACCCGGCTGTATCCTGGTATTTTCCGGACTGAATTTTTGCTCACGTAGTAGAATAACGTGTCAAATTCCAGGTCATAGGGCAGGTTCAAATAAGAGCGCAGGTTATAAATATGCTCGGGTTCTCCCTCCGCATCAAGGTCGCCTTCACCGGTAGGAGCCTGCGGGAAAGCTAAGCCGCTCTCTGACGGACGAAGATCAATTTTTGTGAAAGTATAACTTCCGGAAAGGCGCCAGTTTTCCAGGGGCTGCCATTGAGCACTCAGTTCCACACCAAAGACCTCTCCTTCTAAAACATTGTCGTTAAAGGCCGTCAATTGCAGGTGTGGAATGGGGGCGGCATTGAAAGTCGTTGCACCCGTATTGACGCTTTCAATAATTCCGTTGTAATCAAAATAGTAACCCGTTATGTCAAAGTTGAGTTCAGGTTTAGGTTTGAAGCGGTAACCCGCTTCATACGCGATCAATTCCTCCGCATTGGTTCTTTCATCGTTATTTTCCTTGATCAGGAGCGGTAACGGAAGGGTAGGGGGCGCCGCCGGAACTAAAGCGCGGTTGGCAACAGCACGTTCCTCAGTAATGCTTGGGGTTCTTACAGCACGGGAAACGGCGGCCCAGAATGTATTTTTAGGATCAGGGGTCCAGGCCGTGCGGATGTTTGGCTGGACTTCAATACCCGTAAACTCGTTATATTCAAGTTTGGTGCCGAGGATTAAATTCCAGCGATCTGGCACCATCGTAAATTCATCGTGGAAAAAAACGCCAAAAAGGTTGGTCCCTTGATTTGGAAGAGTAAGAATATTGGTTTGCTTAAAATCGAAATAGGAATATCGATAACTCAAACCCCAGATAAAGTTATGTCTTTTTCCTATCAGGAAATTATGTTGAAAGTCCAGATCCACCTGGTCCTCTGTGTTGGCATTTGGCAGATTGGACCGGCGTTCTAATCTGTCAAAATAAGCCTGGAACTGGAACGACGAGGAGTCTTTCATTTTTCGGGTCCAGCGCGAAAGGATATTGGTCCCTTTATGAATATTGCTCCCTTGAAAAGGGAGGGACCCGGCAGTCAAGGAAACAAACCTGCTCGAAAAATCCAGTCCGGCATCCAGATTGTAGTAATCCCCCTGAAGAGTAAAGTTGTCCCTTGGGTTTATCTGCCAATCCGACCGGAATCCTCCCTGTCCCATTTGTTTGTCGTCGATGGCCTGCGTTCCATCGGTTTTTTTACCCTCGTCCCGGTCGCGGTATTTGCCATAGATTCGATAGGAGAAATCCTTTCCAACTTTTCCCCCATATCGAAGCGTGGCAAACCCGTTTTCTTCAGTGCCACTGCCTCCCGAAATGAAGCCATCCTGAGTTTCCAGTGACGACCTGGTAATGATATTGATCACCCCGGCGACCGCGTTGGCACCCCACAGCGAGGCGCCCGGCCCACGAATCACTTCGATTCTATCGACATCTTCCAATACGGTGTCCTGGCCAATCCAGAAGACACCGGAAGCGGACGGGCTGTAAACCGTTCTCCCGTCAATCATAACAAGCAATTTATCCGAACCCAATCTCCTGTTAAATCCCCTTATAGAAATCGCATATCGATTTTGATTTATTTTCGATACCTGCACACCGGGAACAATTCGCAACGCTTCCATTATATTGACAGCGCCTGTCCGGCGAATATCCTCTTGAGTGATCACATAAATCGCCGAAGCCGTCTCATGGAGCAACTGCGGCCTTTTACTAACGGTGGTGACAATGACATCGGTCTGCATCAATTCCCGAATGTCGCGGCTAAGGATCTCGAGCTGTTCTTCGGACAAACCTGCTGTATTGTTTGCGCCTGCCTCTTTGACAGAAGGCGACGGAAACATGGAGGAGATAAGAATCGAAAGGAAAAAAATTCGCAAAAAAAAGACTTTTTGGGCTTTGTTTTGCGGGGAGGTCATAAATAAAAAAACAGTAAACTAATAAATATAGGAAGGCTGATAAAAGCGGCACCAAGCGCCCACATCATACAACAATTTCGAGGATTCGAATTAATTTTTTGCCCTATAGGGTTAAAAAATAAAAGATAGAAATTTTTTTATTCGAGTAGCCGAATATCCTTATTTCCAAACACCCTGTCCCCCGCGCAATTTGGGAATGACCTGTATTCTGAAAAAAACCCCCTGATTTTCCGGGGATTATGCTTGAATTTTGGGTGGACTGTTAAAATATTTTGTGTTATTAAGAGGAAAATAGGAACAACTCCTAAAGACCTTAAACGAGAGTAAAACAGAGGAGGCTCGTAATGGTACATGCAGATTTTCAAGAAGCGATTAAGCAATTGTCTACCGATGAAGAGTACAGAGAGGCATTGGATTCAAACGTTGAGTACGGTATGAATGAAAAGGGGCTGTTGGCAATCAGATCCATTGACCCCATTAGTATTCAAAAGGAAGAATTTCGACCCGTCGCATGGTGCTGCACTTGTTATTTTGCGGCTGAATAATTAGAAATCCGGTTTGAAATTTTACTTTTAAGAAGAAAATTTTCATGATTTCAAACGGTTGATTGTCTGTTTCTTTACGGGTTCGAGGAGAGGGTAAATGCTATCTGCGGTAAAGTATGCGACCATTTCCTTGCCCCGAAAGCCTAGACTTGCGCCGTGGATCCGTTTTGTCGATCTCGGAAATGACCGGCTTCAGCTGAGGGGAACGGAGTTTTCCTATACTCTAAAGCACGATCTTTTTATCAAGGCTTTAGAATCGATCAGTCCTTTGTTGAACGGTGAGCATAGCGTAGATGAAATTGCGTCATCCGGCGGCCAGACTTATCTGCCAACCACCATTACCTTCCTGCTTAAGATGTTGCGAGCCAACGGTCTTTTGCAGGAAGGGGATGTCCTTCCTCCCGATCCCCTCACTCCAGAGGACCTGAGCCGTCACGATAATCTCGTACAGTTTTTGTCGCATTACGTTTCAAACCCAGTTGGATCGTTAGCCTTATTGAAAGGGGCAAAAGTCGCGGTAGTCGGTTCCCCCTCATTAAAGGCCTGTGTTCAGGAATCTTTATCCGGCAGTGGCATCGACTCTTCTCTCGAACTTCAGCACATTCTCGATAAGTCCCAGAGCAACAATGATTTAAGTTTGGACCATTCCATCAAAAACCTGGATTATCTCATTGTCTGCGAAGAAACCCCTGATCCAAAGCTTTGCAAAAGGATAAACTCCCTATGCCTCAAACACGGCGTTCGTTGGGCTCGAGTTGCCCTGGAGGGGACCAAAGCTATTTTAGGACCCACCGTCATACCGCATCAGTCCGCCTGCTTTGTTTGCTATGAAAAAAGAATCGATTCAAACATATCCGAGCTGGAAGACCATGTCGCTTATCGAAACCACCTGGAATCTTCTGAAACCCTTCAAAATGAAGGAATTATTTCACCATTGAATTCGGTGCTTGCGGGGCAGATGGCCCTGGAGCTGGTTCGCTTGATTACAGGATTTGCGCCGCCAAAAACCATCGGCCGCTTTTATGAGTTCAGCGCCGTATCGCCTGCCGTGGTCGGGCATGAAGTTCTGCGCCTTCCCCGTTGCCCTGCGTGTATTTTACCCAGCCCAAAGAAGGAAGCCTGGGACAGTACAATTTTTCTATCTAAAGAAATATCTTGAAAGACAACCGGCCGATTTCCCTCAGGACGCTCAAAGAGGGGCCTGAGATTTCCCTGTCAGAAAGCATCGAACGTGCCGGAAGATTGGTCAGTGACCGGGTTGGAGTCATCTCAAAAGTCGACCTTGAAGAACTTTTCCCGGGTGAGCCCGACGTTTACTCCGCTCACAGTGAACCCGCCAACGTTTCGGTGTTGTGTGGCCAGGAAGCTTTGAACCATGGAGATGCCGCTTCCATCACTCCGGACCGCGCCATCATCAAAGCGGTGGGGGAAAGTGTAGAGCGGTATTGCTCCGGGCAGTACGACCTGGACGATTTGGTGCTGACAACTTTTGAAGAGATAGAATGGGAGGCCGTCGATCCGCAAACCTTCGCCCTTTACAGCGAAAAACAGTATGCGCAGGAAAATTTTCCCTTCCAGCCCTTGACGCCCAAAACCCCGTTGCGCTGGACAGAGGGACATTCCCTGCGGGACGATATTCCCAGATGGGTACCGGCAGGGTTTGTGTACGTTCCCTATTTATTCAGCGATCCTGAGGAAACGCCTTTTTTTAATCCCATATCGACCGGCCTGGCATGCGGACCCGATACCGCGTGGGCTTTGTACAAGAGCATCCTGGAAGTGATCGAGCGCGATACCTTCATGCTCGTCTGGAAGAATCGCCTGAGCGCCCGGCGCATGGACCCGTGGAGTTCCAGCGATCCGTTTGTGCACCAATTGTTGAACGTATTGGAATATGTGCCATTGGATTGTCAGGTCTTTCACCTAACCTCAAACATCAACGTGCCCGTTATGATTGTGGTTCTAAAAAGTTCCACGGCAGTTCCCTACACCACCCTGGGAATAGGGGCCGACCTGGACCCTGACCGGGCGTTGATTCAAGCGTTAGAGGAGGCCTACCTGACCTTCCTCGGAATGACCCGGTTCGCCAAGATGAAAAAGGATTTTCAGCCGGAGCCCGATTTCCGGGACATCAAAACCCCGACCCTGCATGCCCTGGCGCACGCCGTCTGCCCGGAACTTGGTTCCTCACTGGACTTTCTGACATCTTCGGATACCCAACTTTCCTTCGACGCCATTCCCAACCTGGCCAGCGGCAGTAAAGTGGAAAATGTAAAAACATTGGTGAAAATGCTTGCCGATAAAGGTTTCGATGTCATCAGCTACGATCTCACGACATCGGATGTTGACGAAGTGGGTTTCAAAGTCGTCCGTTCCGTTATCCCGGGGATGCAGCCGCTGGACATCAATCATGCCAGAAGATACCAGGGAGGCAGAAGGTTGTATGAAGTCCCGGTGCAAATGGGTCTTTTAGAAAAACCAAACAGTGAGGCGGACTTGAATCCCTATCCGCACCCGTTTCCATAACCAGATAAGGATCGATAACGATGGCCGGAATTATTATTCAACCCTCGGTTCTGGGGCCCAGGAAAGAGAACCCAACGACCTCAATTTCCGAGCTGTACCACGAAAACAGCAAACTGCATCCCTCCATCCCCACCGAGATGATCGCTCCCGGCAATTACACCGAAACCGAAATTCTGGCAATGGCCAGAGGCTACAAACAGTACCGGTTGGCGCCGCAAATCAAGCTCCCTGAAAAGGACAGCTTGCCAGCCAATGAGAAAAGCATAGATGAAGTGGTGGCCTCCCGAAGATCCGTCCGAAGTTTTAGCGACCAGGCCCTGAGCTTGAAAGAATTATCCAAACTCCTTCAGCAAAGTTATGGGATCACTGGAGAAATCAGCCTTCCAGATGGAGGAACGATCGCCCTGCGAGCTTCCCCTTCAGGAGGCGCCCTTTACCCTGCGGAAATCTATCTTGGCATCAGAAAGGTTGAAGGACTCGAGCCGGGAATTTATCACTACAACGTTCCAGATCACGCGCTTGAATTATTGATACCAGGAGATCCCACGGAAAAACTTCATGAAGCCTGCTGTCAGCAGGAGTATACCCAGCAGGCGGCGGTGGTATTTTTAATCTCAGGGGTTTTCCAACGCACCAAACGAAAATACGGCGAGCGCGGCTACCGCTATGTATTTCTGGATGTCGGCCACCTGGCGCAGAACATCTATATTTCCAGCACCGCACAGGATCTTGCCGTAATGACAACCTGCGGTTTTTTCGATGACGTGGCCAACCAATTACTTCGTATTGACGGAATCGATGAAGCGACCCTGTATGTGGCGTTTGTAGGAAAGAAAAAAGAAACAAAGGAATCCAAAACTGGACCCGAATAGTTGAGCAACGTTATTTCAATTGAGCAAATGCGTTTTCCGTGACGGCAATACCCAAAGCTTCTATTTCCCCTTTTGCAAGGGTCGACAACGTGCCGGTGATCCAGAGTTCTATCTTCCGATTCGGGTCGACGCGATGGTTCGCTTCCGCCAACTCCTGAATCCATTCCGCCGCCGGACGCGACCACACCCCATAATCTACGAGAAGAGCCATGACCAGCTTGTTGTCCTGAGTGACCGCCATGGGCAATCCACGAGTCGGGCCGATGACGAATTCCTTTATGGGAGAGATGTTCTCATTATATTCGGCAAGCAGTTCAGCGATCCGCTGGAACAGAAAGGCGTCTTCAAAAGACTCGGCAGAACCGGCCCGGTAGATGAACTTGTCAATGTCCCTGGTTCCGTTCATCGTATACAGCGCATCGACCAGAATGGATTCGTGCCGGGGAGAGTAATAAGGGTGTTCCAAAAATTTTTCGATCAGCCCTTCCCTGGAAACCATTTTTTGAAGTTTTTCCCGGTTTATTTTTCTAAGATCTTCCGGGGCATTATCCCGCAAGATCTGGTTGACGCGTGAAGAGCTTTTGGTCAAACTCAAAACCCTGACCGGGGTCATCGCCAGGCTCACGACCAGTCCCCCGCTGTAAGCCGCCCACGCAATGCTGTTGAGTTCACTTTGCAAAGCCTGATTGGTCGAATAAACATCCACCCCTAGCTGATAAGCAAGCTTGCGTTTGCTTTCGGAGAAACCGATCAACTCTTTGCCGACGTTGTCTTCCGCTTCCTCCCGGTTCCCCTGCACCATTTCTCCCACACGGGTGATGTAACGCCACAACCCCCTGGGGACGCTCGCCACGGTGTCCACAGGACTGGTGACAAGGTTTTTGGCAAAGGAGAAAGGGGCGGTTGCGGCGTTTTTTGCGGCTTTTCCAAACTCCTTGGTTTTTTTTAATTCCTCCATGGCCGCCAGGGCGTGAGCTTCCTGCACCCGTTTCCGAAGCGTGTCATCGCCCTGAATGTCCATAATGAAATAATCCGTATGGATACGGTATCGGTTGGTGAAGCCAAAAGTATCTACTTTTTCATCCACACGGTGATGCTTGCTTTTGAATAACTCTGGCGGCAGGTATTGACTGGCCTTAAGGATAGGAGGGTTTTCGTAATCCGAATCCCTTCCTTCGATGACCCGGGGTTGCGACAAAGTGTCAAACACGGATTGATTCTGATTGGGCGCCGCAAAAGCCGTCGTCCCACTGCCTTGCAGAACAAAAAGACAGATCAACACCCTGATTCCCCATTGTTTAAAGTAGAAAATTTTTCCCCACATGAGTCACTCATCTCCAAAAAACAATCCGCTTATCCTGGTATGGACCATGAAATCGAGTCTAGCACAGGTGCTCATTAAAAAACAAAATGCACCAAACGGTAAATCTTGATCGTGAGGAATAGTGATCCGACGGATGCAGGAGGTTTTGTTATGGGAGGCGGGTCAGTTCAAGGTGGGAGAATCGAAGGTGAAGAAGAATGTAGCCAGGAAAAGAATCGACCCCTTTGTAGACCCCTTTTGGGGATGAAGCGTCCGAGGAACGGATCGCCAGAAGAAGAATAGGTCTTCTATTTCAAGTCCAAACCTGTAAACGCTTTTCCCAACCAATCCATATAATTTTTGAGGAAAATAGGATGGAATGGCCCGTCTATATTTCAACCACCGTTTTGTACTCTCCTAAATCGACTTTAAGACCGTTGTCCTGACTTCTGGAACAGGGGACCGTGAAGGTTCCATTTTGAGTCAGTTGCAACATGCTTTGGAAATTCCAATACTGGTCATCTGGATAGATCGCGCTTGACGTGTTCACCTTTTGAATCAATTCAAATTTTTTATAGGGAACCGGTTCTGGATTGCCAGAAAAACTTTGTAGCATTTTTTTTGTGAGCGGAACCAGGCCATCTTTGACTTTTTGATAGGTGTTGCATAGAAATCCTTGCTTGAATATTTCTGTTTTAACCGTGTAGTCAATCAGGTTTGCCGCGGAACCTTCCGCGCCATTTCCGAAGTTTGCGGGACACAGAATCGCATCGGATTCAAGGGCGCTTCGGTCAAACAATTGCAGGACATAAAGGTCGGAGCAAATAAAAAAGGTTGTTCTGTATGTTTCACCGTTTTGCCTCAGAGCCACCTTGTTTAATCGTGAGTAGGGGGCCACGTTTATTTTCGGGGAACGAGCGTCGAGATGATTCATTTCAAAAGATTGGGGCGTGATTTTGGCCTGTGGTGAATAAACCTCCCCGGTCCGGGAAAAAATAAACAATGTATTGTAATTTGTGTTTGGACGGGCATCGGGCAAGTCCAGTCCACGGTGATTGAGTGTCGTGATAATTGTAATTTTTTTTTCGACAGCCCTCTGCGCTAAAACCCGGTAAGCTTTTAGCGACCCTTCCTGTGTATAGGCTCCAAATTCAGGAAACAGAAAAGTTTCTCCAGCCATCGCGGTGTCAGTCTGATCGAGGATTTCCTTAAGTTGGTTGTCCTCTCCAGACATGCCAAAGGTTTTCAGAGCAATTTTTAAAGCCATAACCAAGTGTTCAGTTTCCCATATATATTGGTAGGGTCTCAAGAGGATTATCAGAAAGAATCGAATTTATCCCGGTGCATCTATCCTGGGTTTTCATTAATTCACAACATAACTCGACTTCTTCCAAGGCCATATCGCTTATCCTTTTCTCAGCTTGCCAGTTTATCGTTTCATACTTGTTGACGAGATCAAAAACGGCTGTTACCGCGGCGGGTGCTATTGGCTTGCCTAAAATCTCTAACTGATTGCGTATGTATTGTTTGACCTCGTCCGGTTCCATTTGGCCATTGGAGGTTTTATTTTTTTTCAGTTTTCGGGACACTTCCTCAAGCAAATTTTGGTATCGGTTGGTATCGGTCCGCGTGCTGATCATTTTATCGAGCGTTTGTCTATCGACCAAATCGCGAATTTCGGCTGGTGGTCCAACCGCTGCGGCGGTTGCTATTTCCAGCGCTTGTTCAAAAATTGAATTCTGTGGAAAAATTCCTTGAATCAAACCCGCTTCCAACATTTGTCGAGCGCCAATTGGATCGCCCGTAGCGGTCAGGTAAAGGGTGTTTGCTTTTGTGGAACGGAGGAGGACATTTAAAATGCCATTCCATCCCGGGATGATACCCAGGTTGCTCTCTGAAAATTGAATGGTGGTTTCCGGAGTGCAAACACAGTATCGGGCCATCAGCGGCCACTCGACCGAACCTCCAAAACGCTTTCCATTCATAATGGAAACCGTCCTTTTTTTTCTGGAGAGTGCCTTGATTTTTAGATCCAACCGGGCGCCCGCCATTAAATAATCATGGACCTGATTGGAGTCGATCTTGCCCGCAAAAAGTCTGAGGTCCGCACCGGCGTGAATTTTACCTGTGGATCCGCAAAATATAATGAAAGATAAACCTTCCTCCAAAGCAATGTCGCCCACGGCTCGATCTGCTTCCCTTAAAACTTCGAGAGGAATGGTGTTGACTTTTTTGTCGGGGCTTTCGATTTTTAGCAGGATGCCTTTTTTACCGTTGTGTTCCACCTCTGAGGCTCTTACATAATTTCCTGACAGGATTTCAGACATGGCTATAGAGTATCTCTAGCAATTGATATTTTTTGGCTGTTGCAATCGCCGACCCCTTGTTTAAAGGGGTTGGCTCATGTCCCAGATCGAATTTTGCGAGACGCCCTACAAACCCTTTTGGGATTTATATTTTTTAATTTCCATATGAGCGATGGTGTTTTCCAACACCTCGGGAACGGCCTCTCCAAAATAATACAGCCAACTGTCCAGGTAATGCTTCATGGCCCGGTTTTCTTTTACCACTGAGCTTGCTCCCCATATTTTAATGAGGTAGTTGCAGGATTTTTGCGCAACCAGAGATGCCTTGAGTTTTGCGTTATTTGAAGCGATCACATAATTCCATAACAAGTTTTGATTCTCCGGGTCCAAATCAAACTGTTCTTTCAACCAGGCGGCCCGCAAAGTCATATCGCGCGCCGCGTTTATCTCCATGGACAATTCGGCTATCCTGGCTTTGGTTCGGTCATATTCGATTAAATGTTTTTGCCTGGCTTTTTTCCCTTCTACAGCATTCTCTAAAAATTCCTCGAAGGCTCGCTGGGCCAATCCCGTTGCCAAAGCCGCAATGGTAATGCGTCCGGAATTTAGCATTCTGATGGCATAACGCATACCGTCTCCGACGTTTCCAACCCGGTTCTGTATTGGAATCTCGACGTCCTTTAATACCAGCTCTCCAAAGGAAGAGTTTTCGACGACACGTTTTTCAAAGACCTGGCCGACTCTGAACCCAGGGGTTTCCCGCTCAACCAGAAATAAAGAAATCCGGTTTGAGGAATCGTCAGAGGTTCGGGCAAAGATGGCGTATACATTTGCAGTTTCCGCATTGGTGATCCAGAATTTGCTCCCATTGAGAGTGTAGCCGTTGCCATTAGAGTCAGCGGCCGCCCGGGTCGTCATTTCCTGCATGATGTTGGACCCGGAGGCGGAGACCTCGGACAAACAAAATGCGGCCAGCTTTTCTCCAGAGATTATTTGCTTGAGGGTCGCCAGACAATAATCTGACAAGTCACCGGATTCATGGTTGAACCGTAAACCTTCGCACACGGTGTTCGAGATGGCGTAACGGACCCCTATGCTTGGAGAGGCTTTTCCCAGTGTTTCGAGAAAAGAGATAAATAACGGGTAAGGCAGGCCGAGGCCTCCCAATTCCTCAGAAAAAGCCATTCCGACCAGTCCTGATTCGACAATCCGTTGATACACTTCCTGGGGAATTTTCTGCTGGCTTTTTATTTCATCGATGCTTTGTTCTATCGTCTCCCAATCAAAACGATTCTTATCCTTCAAAACGGATTTAATTTCGGAGAATGGGTTTTTAGCGCGCTGAACCTCTGTGTCCAATTCAGCCGGTAAAACCTTTTTTTCTACGAAGGTTCCAAAAGATTCCAGCATTTCCAGATAAGTTTTGTCGTTGTAAAGCATCTGGAGCCATTCTTTTTGTCCCTGGGTTATGTAGCTCATGGATCACTCCATTTTCAAATAACGTTCCAGGTCATGGTTGACCTTTTGCGGTTTATTTTGTTTCCAAAGATAAAACCCGGTTCCACACTTGTTTCCGTAGAGGCCTGCTTCGACCAGCCGGGTCAATAAAGGAGCGGGTTTAAACCGTTCCCCCAACTCATCCTCTAAAACGGAAAGAATGTGATGAGTGGTATCGTTTCCAATTAAATCTGACAGGACCAATGGGCCCATGGAATGATTCAGGCAATGTATGGCGCCATTGTCCACATCTTCTATGGTTGAAGTCCCTTCTCCCACGACGGTTATGGCTTCGTTGATGAAAGGCATCAGCATTCGATTGATCACAAAACCGGCCCGGTCCGAAGAATAGATGGGTTCTTTTAACAGGTTTCGAACAAATTTCTGAGTTTTATGGCAGGCGTCTTCAGAAGTTTTCAAACCCCGTATGATCTCCACTCCATGCATTAAAGGTACAGGATTCATGAAATGCAGACCGATGACATTTTCGGGATGACTCGTATTGGAAGCAATTTCGGTAATTGGAATGGAGGAGGTATTCGAAGCCAATATCGTCTGGCCGTCGCAGTGAGCGCTCAGTTGTTTGAATAATTTATTTTTTTCTTCACGGTCTTCAATGATCGCTTCGATGATGAGGAAGGAATCTTGCAGTCCTTCCAGGGTTTCTATAATGGAAACTCTTGCAATGGAGGCCTGAGCCGATTCCTGCGAGAGCTCGCCTTTGCTTGCCAGACGCTCCAGGTTTTTCTTTATCGTGACCAGGCCAGCTTGTTTTTTTTCCGGGTCGCTGTCGTACAAAACCACCTGGAAACCGTTTTGAGCCGCTGTTTGAGCGATACCGCAACCCATGGTTCCGGCTCCGATCACAGATATTTTATTCTCTCCCAGGATTGTTTTTTTCATTTAAAAAATTTCTAAACCCGATAGTTTTTGCTTTCGACATAACCTGAAGGAAAGTTTTCTAAAGCGGTTCCCAGAAGAACCCACATGACGTCGCTTGCATTTGATGCTGGCTTTTTCCTGAAAACCGGCCGGACTTCATCTCCTTTTTTCAGATTCTTATAATCTTCCGAAAGCACCATCCCCGCCACCAACGTGTCCAACTCGGTATTTTCATTGTCAGGTAAAATGGCTTTAATCCAGGCAACCGTTACTGGAAGTTGATCCATGAAACTGATGCCCGCAAGATCGACGGCGGTGGAAAGCGTTTCGACAATAAAACGGGTGTCTCCCGGCAGTTCCTGCCAATGGGTTGCTGCGTAACATTCCGGACAATCAGCCCGGGGAACTTGAAAGCGCAAGGGTTTTAGATCATCATGATCCTGGGCTTTATCACAGAAGGTATAAAGGAGCCGGGCCTGCTCTGCCTCCATGATTCCCTGAATATAACGAGATATTCCCCCGTAACTTTTCTTGTATTTGATATGGACTTCACGTTGAACGATCACCACATCCGTGTGTGCGTGTTGATAGGCTTTATCCTGGCGATTTAAAATCGTGTCCTTTACCGGCATATTCACCAACCCCTTTCTACTGTGGTGACGGTGATATCGCTCCCCGTTCCTGCGTGGCTATGGAACAGAGCGGTTTTAGGATCGGGGACCTGCAATTCAGGGTGCCCATATTTTTCTTCGATCTTTCCCTGCATTTGCCAGAGCACGTCCACCGCCTGGGTGTTTCCGGTTGACCCGACTCCATGCATCTGTCCAATCAATCCCCCCGAAGGATTTACGTACAAACCGTTTTCGCCTCCGATTTTAGGATTGATGGGGACCCTGCCATTTTCCACAGGCAAGTCATTAAATAATTTAGCGGAATCACCATAAGGCACCATACCCAGATCTTCCATGGTTTGAATGACGGAAATGACAAAGGCGTCATGAATTTCGATCAGATCAAAAACCTCCAGCGGTCTTTTACGAATCCCGGCCATTTCATAGGCTTTTTTAGCCGCCCATCTTCCCGCCCGGAAGGAATGCAGGCCCGGATATTCCAGTTCTTCATATAATTTACGATACTCGGGATCCTCTCGTTCATGCGGGAGCAGTAACTCGTCCTTTAATAGTCCACCCGGAGTTCTGGGCCTTTCTCCGGTCCGCATGCAATCCGTTCCGTTGCCCAATCCGGTGACAAAAACCGGCTTGTCCGTGAAGTTTTTTGCCAGATCCTCACTGGCAACGATGACGGCGGAAGCTCCATCTGTCATCAAACAACAATCCAGCCGGTAGGAAGGGGTGGCAACGATCCCGGACCGGGTCACATCCTCTATGTTGATAAAACCACTGGTGGAA
This genomic interval carries:
- a CDS encoding acetyl-CoA acetyltransferase, producing MAGSLNRKVALISGGKVNYFAKANPDLMFYEMAMQAVKEAVGDLGLKPKEFRKLLRERGGVIITHFADHFAGQLLGEALTRDYLGFNPVESYRVVGGGATGGLGVQAAIEKVASGRADIVIAVGYEKMSEVDTFQGNEFIALASDTVTDFPNGGYYPLYYAAMAQAYLDTFVGKTVTGEQIRDAFSKIAVMMRNNAQYNRRAQTSHENPYATPSTSGFINIEDVTRSGIVATPSYRLDCCLMTDGASAVIVASEDLAKNFTDKPVFVTGLGNGTDCMRTGERPRTPGGLLKDELLLPHEREDPEYRKLYEELEYPGLHSFRAGRWAAKKAYEMAGIRKRPLEVFDLIEIHDAFVISVIQTMEDLGMVPYGDSAKLFNDLPVENGRVPINPKIGGENGLYVNPSGGLIGQMHGVGSTGNTQAVDVLWQMQGKIEEKYGHPELQVPDPKTALFHSHAGTGSDITVTTVERGW
- a CDS encoding 3-hydroxybutyryl-CoA dehydrogenase, giving the protein MKKTILGENKISVIGAGTMGCGIAQTAAQNGFQVVLYDSDPEKKQAGLVTIKKNLERLASKGELSQESAQASIARVSIIETLEGLQDSFLIIEAIIEDREEKNKLFKQLSAHCDGQTILASNTSSIPITEIASNTSHPENVIGLHFMNPVPLMHGVEIIRGLKTSEDACHKTQKFVRNLLKEPIYSSDRAGFVINRMLMPFINEAITVVGEGTSTIEDVDNGAIHCLNHSMGPLVLSDLIGNDTTHHILSVLEDELGERFKPAPLLTRLVEAGLYGNKCGTGFYLWKQNKPQKVNHDLERYLKME
- the irgA gene encoding ligand-gated channel protein; protein product: MSEEQLEILSRDIRELMQTDVIVTTVSKRPQLLHETASAIYVITQEDIRRTGAVNIMEALRIVPGVQVSKINQNRYAISIRGFNRRLGSDKLLVMIDGRTVYSPSASGVFWIGQDTVLEDVDRIEVIRGPGASLWGANAVAGVINIITRSSLETQDGFISGGSGTEENGFATLRYGGKVGKDFSYRIYGKYRDRDEGKKTDGTQAIDDKQMGQGGFRSDWQINPRDNFTLQGDYYNLDAGLDFSSRFVSLTAGSLPFQGSNIHKGTNILSRWTRKMKDSSSFQFQAYFDRLERRSNLPNANTEDQVDLDFQHNFLIGKRHNFIWGLSYRYSYFDFKQTNILTLPNQGTNLFGVFFHDEFTMVPDRWNLILGTKLEYNEFTGIEVQPNIRTAWTPDPKNTFWAAVSRAVRTPSITEERAVANRALVPAAPPTLPLPLLIKENNDERTNAEELIAYEAGYRFKPKPELNFDITGYYFDYNGIIESVNTGATTFNAAPIPHLQLTAFNDNVLEGEVFGVELSAQWQPLENWRLSGSYTFTKIDLRPSESGLAFPQAPTGEGDLDAEGEPEHIYNLRSYLNLPYDLEFDTLFYYVSKNSVRKIPGYSRVDLRLGWRPTKSFELSLVGQNILDDSHLELTELLEKPTETERSFYVKATYNFALNSK
- the yngJ gene encoding putative acyl-CoA dehydrogenase YngJ → MSYITQGQKEWLQMLYNDKTYLEMLESFGTFVEKKVLPAELDTEVQRAKNPFSEIKSVLKDKNRFDWETIEQSIDEIKSQQKIPQEVYQRIVESGLVGMAFSEELGGLGLPYPLFISFLETLGKASPSIGVRYAISNTVCEGLRFNHESGDLSDYCLATLKQIISGEKLAAFCLSEVSASGSNIMQEMTTRAAADSNGNGYTLNGSKFWITNAETANVYAIFARTSDDSSNRISLFLVERETPGFRVGQVFEKRVVENSSFGELVLKDVEIPIQNRVGNVGDGMRYAIRMLNSGRITIAALATGLAQRAFEEFLENAVEGKKARQKHLIEYDRTKARIAELSMEINAARDMTLRAAWLKEQFDLDPENQNLLWNYVIASNNAKLKASLVAQKSCNYLIKIWGASSVVKENRAMKHYLDSWLYYFGEAVPEVLENTIAHMEIKKYKSQKGL